From the genome of Candidatus Electrothrix communis, one region includes:
- a CDS encoding helix-hairpin-helix domain-containing protein — MYRKRGIYFLEKESAERDLRVPALLFLGAIIWAVSSFSPEPELQTSRYYLAPAASPSHEGRAEVVREVVRISREQASQNELSPGLLAITPDLPCEKIPPELALLFHLPLPINRADQEELIQLPGIGLKLSARIISFREGQGAITGPEDLRRIHGIGPKMTARLTPLLCFAPL, encoded by the coding sequence ATGTACCGAAAACGGGGAATTTATTTTTTGGAAAAAGAGAGCGCAGAACGGGATCTTCGTGTTCCCGCCCTCCTTTTTCTGGGAGCGATCATTTGGGCTGTCAGCTCTTTTTCCCCGGAGCCGGAGCTTCAAACTTCTAGGTATTATCTTGCCCCTGCTGCCTCTCCTTCCCATGAGGGCAGGGCAGAGGTGGTTCGAGAAGTGGTTCGCATTTCCCGAGAGCAGGCGAGTCAGAACGAGCTTTCTCCTGGTTTGCTTGCAATAACCCCGGATCTCCCTTGCGAGAAAATCCCGCCGGAATTAGCCCTGCTGTTTCACCTTCCCCTGCCGATCAATCGGGCTGATCAGGAGGAGTTGATTCAGCTACCGGGCATCGGCCTTAAGCTGTCAGCAAGAATTATCTCTTTTCGGGAAGGGCAGGGGGCGATCACCGGGCCGGAAGATCTTCGCCGTATACATGGTATCGGCCCGAAAATGACTGCGCGTTTAACCCCGCTTCTCTGCTTTGCCCCCCTTTGA
- a CDS encoding transposase translates to MAKVFRAKMLTAIVEQGLKLPKDCPEKWVVDCKSVGNGDKAIIYLGKYLYRGVIQEKDILKCENGMVTFRYLHAKTGKYRSREVTGEEFLSLLMLHVLPKGFRRARCYGFLHPCSKKLIRFLQLVLRVNPFTLFSAEQPKKAAIICPNCGAEMKIIRTRVRKPPPLRPAVCIA, encoded by the coding sequence TTGGCAAAGGTTTTTCGGGCAAAGATGCTTACGGCCATAGTTGAGCAAGGCCTGAAACTGCCAAAGGATTGCCCGGAAAAGTGGGTTGTCGACTGCAAGAGCGTCGGCAACGGAGACAAGGCGATCATCTATCTCGGCAAATATCTCTACCGGGGCGTAATTCAGGAAAAGGATATCCTGAAGTGCGAAAACGGCATGGTTACCTTCAGGTATCTTCACGCCAAAACCGGCAAATACAGGTCCAGGGAGGTGACCGGAGAAGAATTCCTCTCTCTGCTCATGCTGCACGTCTTGCCCAAAGGGTTTCGCAGGGCACGCTGTTACGGTTTTCTGCATCCGTGCAGCAAAAAGCTCATCCGATTTCTCCAACTGGTGCTTAGGGTCAACCCGTTTACATTATTCAGTGCTGAGCAACCCAAAAAAGCTGCTATCATCTGCCCGAACTGCGGGGCGGAAATGAAAATCATTCGGACTAGGGTGAGGAAGCCGCCTCCTCTCCGGCCAGCTGTTTGCATCGCATAA
- a CDS encoding CoB--CoM heterodisulfide reductase iron-sulfur subunit B family protein has protein sequence MDLCFFPGCNMPAIRPDAESAIRHTMPALGVNLTNPDGYVCCPAFGAFPATDTESQFATSGWNLSLAEEQELDIMVQCGSCYSSLHMGREHLHENKELRAKINELLKPTGREVKCTSTVRHVTDILYNEVGPEKIAENIKHKLDGVHGIVQYPCHTLFPSEVVGFEESPRRPVALRKLTEALGATVDAYSLEYQCCGGAGGFSKTSPAEADAFTKTKLDAIINETKAEFIVVSCITCLMYMDGIQEKLNKQAGKEIYNIPVFDYNQLLALCMGFDAHKVAAISKIPRDSILRRF, from the coding sequence ATGGATTTATGTTTTTTCCCAGGCTGTAATATGCCAGCTATACGACCGGACGCGGAAAGTGCGATCCGACATACCATGCCCGCCCTGGGGGTCAATCTGACAAACCCGGACGGCTATGTTTGCTGCCCGGCCTTTGGTGCCTTCCCGGCCACGGACACGGAATCCCAGTTTGCGACCAGCGGCTGGAACCTGTCTCTGGCCGAGGAGCAGGAGCTTGATATCATGGTCCAGTGCGGTTCCTGCTACAGCTCCCTCCATATGGGGCGGGAGCATCTGCATGAGAATAAGGAACTGCGGGCAAAGATCAACGAGCTGCTCAAGCCCACCGGTCGGGAGGTGAAATGCACGAGTACGGTCCGTCATGTCACCGATATCCTGTATAACGAGGTAGGGCCGGAAAAAATCGCTGAAAATATTAAGCATAAACTGGACGGGGTCCACGGGATCGTCCAGTATCCCTGCCATACCCTCTTTCCCAGCGAGGTGGTCGGCTTTGAGGAATCACCCCGCCGCCCGGTGGCCCTGCGTAAACTCACCGAGGCCCTGGGTGCGACCGTTGACGCCTACAGCCTGGAGTATCAATGCTGCGGCGGCGCTGGCGGGTTTTCCAAGACCTCCCCGGCTGAAGCGGACGCCTTTACCAAGACCAAGCTGGATGCGATTATCAACGAGACCAAGGCAGAGTTCATCGTGGTCTCCTGCATCACCTGCCTGATGTATATGGATGGTATTCAGGAAAAGCTGAATAAACAGGCGGGTAAGGAGATCTATAATATCCCGGTCTTTGATTATAATCAGCTGCTGGCCCTCTGCATGGGCTTTGATGCGCATAAGGTGGCTGCTATTTCCAAGATTCCTCGGGACAGTATTCTTCGGCGGTTTTGA
- a CDS encoding transposase zinc-binding domain-containing protein has product MILLSTIINRFKEQFLAQYQAFVLPSHKKALWAMAKCRTEHSLQMLARCANHECGTEIYIPHSCGHRNCPHCQNHESSNWIEKQLNKRLPAPYFLVTFTLPAQLRDLAWRNQKIVYSQMFASVKETLKTFTANDKKLGGEAGFTAILHTHARNLDHHPHIHVVMPGASINKKQGCGIKRGLNTSLTTRPWQRFFGQRCLRP; this is encoded by the coding sequence ATGATTTTGCTCTCCACGATTATTAATCGATTCAAGGAACAGTTTTTAGCGCAATATCAGGCTTTCGTTCTGCCCAGCCACAAAAAAGCGCTGTGGGCCATGGCCAAGTGCAGGACGGAACACAGCCTGCAGATGCTTGCGCGGTGTGCGAACCATGAATGCGGAACAGAAATCTATATTCCTCATTCCTGCGGCCATAGAAACTGTCCGCACTGTCAGAACCATGAAAGCAGCAACTGGATCGAAAAGCAACTGAACAAGCGGCTGCCGGCTCCCTATTTTCTGGTTACCTTTACCCTGCCTGCTCAACTCAGGGATCTTGCCTGGAGAAATCAGAAAATCGTTTATTCACAGATGTTCGCTTCGGTCAAAGAGACTCTGAAAACCTTTACTGCAAATGACAAAAAACTCGGCGGAGAAGCGGGATTTACCGCTATCCTCCATACCCATGCAAGAAATCTTGATCATCACCCCCACATCCATGTGGTCATGCCCGGAGCAAGCATCAACAAAAAACAGGGTTGTGGCATAAAAAGGGGGCTGAATACCTCTTTAACCACAAGGCCTTGGCAAAGGTTTTTCGGGCAAAGATGCTTACGGCCATAG
- a CDS encoding 4Fe-4S dicluster domain-containing protein, giving the protein MEIDFSASKKDLWKEIYDNEDLHHCFNCGTCITGCPASHGNPPLLVRNLARMVILGLEEELLDDPTPWSCTSCTRCEEMCPMDVKPFELVLAIRKWQSANDPTYIPTAVVDIYNRGYSQPVGVNTELRDKLGLPELPTITNQPEKLKMFREMLMKTPVISENDYMFMGDE; this is encoded by the coding sequence GTGGAAATAGATTTCAGTGCGTCCAAGAAAGATTTATGGAAAGAAATATACGACAATGAGGATCTCCATCATTGTTTCAACTGCGGAACCTGCATAACAGGCTGTCCGGCATCCCACGGTAACCCACCCCTATTGGTGAGAAACCTGGCCCGGATGGTTATTCTGGGTCTGGAAGAGGAGCTGTTGGACGACCCAACACCGTGGTCATGTACCTCCTGCACCCGCTGCGAGGAGATGTGCCCTATGGATGTCAAGCCCTTTGAGCTGGTCCTGGCTATCCGTAAATGGCAGTCGGCTAACGATCCTACCTACATCCCCACCGCTGTGGTGGATATATACAATCGTGGTTACTCCCAGCCGGTGGGCGTGAATACGGAGTTGCGGGATAAGCTCGGCCTGCCCGAGCTGCCGACCATCACCAACCAGCCCGAGAAGCTGAAGATGTTCCGGGAAATGCTCATGAAAACACCGGTTATCAGCGAGAACGACTATATGTTTATGGGGGATGAGTAA
- the cimA gene encoding citramalate synthase encodes MNIEFYDTTLRDGTQAENFNLSVDDKIKITKQLDKLGMDFIEGGWPGSNPLAVEYFERMKGVELKHAHLSAFGATRHFQNPADKDPNLQALLAAETPAITIFGKSWDIHVHDALRIELEDNLLIIVDSLAYLRPRVKHLIYDAEHFFDGFKNNREYCLATLGQAIKGGAETLALCDTNGGTLPHEIPPILERVKQFLEEQGSTARIGIHPHNDSETAVANALLGVSLGCTQVQGTINGYGERCGNGNLTSIIPAVICKMGHEAEVGKHIDKLYTTSRLINELANLPHNRYQPYVGESAFAHKGGIHVSAVQRNPLTYEHIVPEKVGNIRRILISDQAGKSNVMHKAVKYGLNLKSDDPAMTTIVQELKELENQGFQYEGAEASFELLMRRAMGIKTHFFTLEGFRVMNNKYRTDAASLTEATIRLSVDGQEEHTASLGDGPVNALDKSMRKALLRFYPRLAEMELIDYKVRVLSGQHGTGAKVRVLVESRDAESQWGTVGVSLNIIEASWQALEDAVNYKLMKDAQEKG; translated from the coding sequence ATGAACATAGAATTTTACGATACCACCCTCCGAGACGGAACTCAGGCCGAGAATTTCAACCTGTCAGTTGATGATAAAATTAAGATAACCAAGCAGCTGGACAAGCTGGGTATGGATTTTATCGAAGGCGGCTGGCCCGGTTCCAACCCCTTGGCTGTGGAGTATTTTGAGCGGATGAAGGGTGTGGAACTCAAGCATGCCCATCTCAGCGCATTCGGCGCGACCCGCCATTTCCAGAACCCTGCGGATAAAGACCCCAATCTCCAGGCCCTGCTGGCAGCCGAGACACCAGCCATCACCATCTTCGGCAAGAGCTGGGATATTCATGTCCATGATGCCCTGCGCATCGAACTGGAAGACAACCTGCTGATCATTGTGGATTCGCTGGCCTATCTGCGGCCCCGTGTCAAGCACCTGATCTATGATGCCGAGCATTTCTTTGACGGCTTTAAGAATAATCGGGAATACTGTCTGGCCACTTTGGGTCAAGCCATCAAGGGCGGGGCCGAGACCCTGGCCCTCTGCGATACTAACGGCGGCACCTTGCCGCATGAGATTCCGCCGATCCTCGAACGGGTCAAGCAGTTCCTGGAAGAGCAGGGCAGCACCGCCCGGATCGGTATTCATCCCCATAATGACTCGGAGACCGCTGTGGCCAATGCTCTGCTCGGAGTTTCGTTAGGATGTACTCAGGTTCAGGGCACCATTAACGGTTACGGCGAACGCTGCGGTAACGGTAACCTGACCTCAATCATCCCGGCGGTGATCTGCAAGATGGGTCATGAGGCCGAGGTGGGCAAGCATATCGACAAGCTCTACACCACCTCCCGCCTGATCAATGAGCTGGCCAATCTGCCCCATAACCGCTACCAACCCTATGTGGGCGAATCCGCTTTTGCTCATAAGGGCGGCATCCATGTCAGCGCAGTCCAGCGCAATCCCCTGACCTATGAGCATATTGTGCCGGAAAAGGTGGGTAATATCCGCCGTATTCTGATCTCTGATCAGGCCGGGAAATCCAATGTTATGCATAAGGCGGTCAAGTACGGCCTTAATCTCAAGTCGGATGATCCGGCCATGACCACGATCGTGCAGGAGTTGAAGGAACTGGAGAATCAGGGCTTTCAGTACGAAGGTGCCGAGGCCAGCTTTGAGCTGCTCATGCGGCGGGCTATGGGGATCAAGACCCATTTTTTCACCCTGGAAGGGTTCCGGGTGATGAATAATAAGTACCGGACAGATGCGGCCTCCCTTACCGAGGCCACGATTCGTCTTTCCGTGGACGGACAGGAAGAGCATACCGCCTCCCTGGGTGACGGCCCGGTCAATGCCTTGGACAAGTCCATGCGCAAGGCTCTGCTCCGTTTTTATCCGCGTCTGGCTGAGATGGAGCTGATTGACTACAAGGTGCGGGTGCTTTCCGGCCAGCACGGTACCGGGGCCAAGGTCCGGGTGCTGGTGGAAAGCCGGGATGCTGAGAGCCAATGGGGCACGGTGGGCGTTTCTCTCAATATTATCGAGGCCAGCTGGCAGGCCCTTGAGGATGCGGTTAATTATAAGCTGATGAAGGATGCGCAGGAAAAAGGATGA
- a CDS encoding site-specific integrase, with product MNCTMPSDPHFNLLYQKHIKHLKLNGLQPKTIDAYSRSIRRIGNYFECQIDNLTSDQLLDYFNELLDCRSWSAVKLDLYGLKFFYSRVLNRTWEDIP from the coding sequence ATGAACTGCACGATGCCAAGCGATCCACACTTCAATCTGCTTTATCAAAAACATATCAAACATCTGAAACTTAACGGCTTACAACCAAAGACCATTGATGCCTATTCACGGTCGATCAGGCGAATCGGCAATTATTTCGAGTGTCAAATCGACAATCTCACATCCGACCAGCTCCTTGATTACTTTAACGAACTTTTGGATTGTCGCTCATGGAGCGCAGTCAAGCTCGACCTGTATGGGCTGAAGTTCTTTTATTCCAGGGTGCTGAACAGAACCTGGGAGGATATCCCCTGA
- the miaA gene encoding tRNA (adenosine(37)-N6)-dimethylallyltransferase MiaA, which translates to MKNSPTTQSLKAPLATINCPIIVLVGPTAVGKTALSLRLVQRFDCEIVSMDSMQVYRHMDIGTAKPSLAEQASVPHHLIDIINPDEQYDAARFVNDALAAIEEIASRNRTVLLTGGTGLYLKALFEGLFDALPTDETIRAQLRERLEQEGREVLHAELCRIDPATGARVHANDSQRLLRGLEIYLVSGRTWTDLIAEQQEQTKRQGKRFTRVFQVALDCERERLYQRIALRSQLMLEQGLIEEVEQLRSMGYAPDLPSMQSIGYKHVNNLLSGEWHRAEMLEYLIRDTRRYAKRQMTWFRKNQELNWFARDDYERIAGQAAEALGL; encoded by the coding sequence GTGAAAAATTCTCCAACAACACAATCCTTGAAAGCCCCTCTGGCAACCATTAACTGCCCCATCATTGTTCTGGTCGGCCCTACTGCTGTGGGCAAAACCGCCCTCTCGCTTCGCCTTGTTCAGCGTTTTGATTGCGAGATCGTCAGCATGGACTCCATGCAGGTCTATCGCCACATGGATATCGGCACGGCTAAGCCGAGCCTGGCAGAGCAGGCCTCTGTCCCCCATCACCTTATCGATATTATCAACCCGGACGAGCAGTATGATGCAGCCCGCTTTGTCAACGATGCCTTGGCGGCAATAGAGGAGATCGCCTCTCGCAATCGAACAGTGTTGTTGACCGGCGGCACTGGGCTCTACCTCAAGGCTTTGTTCGAGGGGCTGTTTGATGCCCTGCCCACGGACGAGACCATTCGGGCGCAGTTGCGTGAACGTCTTGAGCAGGAGGGACGGGAGGTACTCCATGCGGAGCTTTGCCGGATTGACCCGGCTACCGGAGCGCGGGTTCATGCCAATGACAGCCAGCGTTTGCTGCGCGGGCTGGAGATTTATCTGGTCTCAGGCAGGACCTGGACCGACCTGATTGCTGAGCAGCAGGAGCAGACAAAAAGACAGGGGAAGCGATTTACTCGGGTCTTTCAGGTCGCTCTGGACTGTGAGCGTGAAAGGCTCTATCAGCGGATTGCCCTGCGCAGTCAGCTCATGCTGGAACAGGGCCTGATTGAAGAGGTGGAGCAGCTACGGAGCATGGGCTATGCACCGGACCTGCCTTCCATGCAGTCTATCGGCTATAAGCATGTCAATAACCTGCTTTCCGGGGAATGGCATCGGGCGGAGATGTTGGAATATCTGATTCGGGATACCCGCAGGTATGCCAAGCGGCAGATGACCTGGTTCAGGAAGAATCAGGAGCTGAACTGGTTTGCGCGAGATGATTATGAGCGGATTGCTGGACAGGCAGCGGAGGCGCTCGGGCTGTAG
- a CDS encoding TlpA disulfide reductase family protein, giving the protein MNSLPRRKNIPMNNFFSLVLLLCCSLILSSCGQEEEQQRKMSEEPPPRVVTMQPYGPPVAGNPAPDFTLVDIEGRTWTLSELKGQVVFINFWATWCPPCISEMPAMQNLYNTLPQDQFKMLAVLYSDEASNAKDFAKKLDITLPILVDEGNQVGMNYGLTGVPETFILDKEGIIREKVKGPAEWDSAETIHMLRGYIDQ; this is encoded by the coding sequence ATGAACTCACTGCCAAGACGCAAGAATATACCGATGAATAATTTTTTTTCTCTCGTCCTGCTGCTCTGCTGCTCTCTCATTCTCTCCTCCTGCGGACAAGAGGAAGAACAGCAGCGGAAAATGTCCGAGGAGCCGCCGCCACGGGTGGTAACTATGCAGCCCTATGGACCGCCGGTGGCGGGTAACCCGGCCCCGGATTTCACCTTGGTGGATATAGAGGGCAGAACATGGACCCTGTCCGAGCTTAAGGGGCAGGTGGTCTTTATTAATTTCTGGGCCACTTGGTGTCCTCCCTGCATCAGTGAAATGCCTGCCATGCAGAATCTCTACAATACTCTGCCGCAGGACCAGTTCAAGATGCTGGCTGTTCTGTATAGTGATGAAGCTAGCAATGCGAAAGATTTTGCTAAAAAGCTGGATATCACCTTGCCCATCCTGGTGGATGAGGGCAACCAAGTGGGCATGAACTACGGGCTTACCGGTGTGCCGGAGACCTTTATTTTGGATAAGGAAGGGATTATTCGGGAAAAGGTGAAAGGACCAGCGGAATGGGATTCAGCCGAGACCATCCATATGCTTCGGGGATATATTGATCAGTAG
- a CDS encoding COR domain-containing protein has translation MASNDLEVIEEIERALRVKLRRMDESDFNSWPRLIENLSKNYVADELGKVTALRLRNLALTKSKIDFSLFLELSELNTLDLGWSHLTDIDVLKEFKQLKTLDLRNNKLTNIDVLKELDQLNSLCLNNNKLNNIDGLKELKQLYTLDLGSNQLNDISVLGELEQLRTLVLRSNKLSDISVLKKLKQLHTLDLGKNRLSNIDIIKELNQLRELNLQENQITNLSALESCIHLTHLDCRGNRLTHLPDWITKLPPETVYPESELEHGFALDKINVGNNPLIHPPPEIIKQGREAIRAYFQSLKEETVRLHEAKVLLIGEGMAGKTSLLKRLQGLDFDKKESQTHGINVLSLSSNELPGFGQDDECRLHFWDFGGQEIMHASHRFFMSNRSLYILVLDSRTDSRKFHWLRHIEKYGGKSPLIVTMNKIDINPSYNIEQKSINKQFPWIENRFFRISCKNNEGLPELIRSIAAAVPNTPLFGMEISKSWLAIRTELEQATEAQNYINQDQFIAICEKHGVNDKISRITLLKLLNDLGTVLFFENLPLTDIYVLDPHWVTVGVYKIINSEKTKDGILRETDLEFILNEEKIRCDEYDPAKEKQFTYTRAELRYLIQIMQEFKLCYLYSESEHLYILPNQLPKEPEEEPRLEGVNLLRFIMEYDFLPSSLFSRLMVRMKKDIQDRRQQWRYGMLLDNNDLGVQAIIKMEEQNNRIMITITGGLHSKRQYLSIIRHSIAGLGFQELVPKELVPLPGYQNAFADYKALLGYERAGKNEYFDGILSETFSVSELLDSVVSKEERSKEERIMVETKIDIHDVGNPQIHQNVNQSNTQMNTQNQSVDLHNQFKEAQALFRNLKADILDEAEIEIEDEKEKKRVANELNKAEKAMTEAEEAAAQGKEPDAATKSRLEGFFNSLADKSSRLGKALEFVDQGTQKVQKLARTYNSIAGNVGLPTVPPLLLGKEDK, from the coding sequence ATGGCATCGAATGATTTAGAGGTTATTGAGGAAATAGAAAGGGCCTTGCGGGTAAAACTGCGGCGAATGGACGAGTCGGACTTCAATAGCTGGCCCAGGCTGATCGAAAATCTTTCCAAAAACTATGTTGCTGATGAACTGGGAAAGGTCACTGCCCTGCGGTTGCGTAATCTTGCGCTCACCAAGAGTAAAATCGACTTTTCTCTTTTCCTGGAACTGAGCGAGCTTAACACGCTTGATTTAGGCTGGAGCCATCTCACAGACATTGACGTTCTCAAAGAATTCAAACAGCTCAAAACTCTTGATTTAAGAAATAATAAGCTCACAAACATTGACGTACTCAAAGAACTCGACCAACTCAACTCGCTCTGTTTAAATAATAATAAGCTCAACAATATTGACGGCCTTAAAGAACTCAAACAACTATACACTCTTGATTTAGGTTCTAATCAGCTCAATGACATTTCAGTTCTTGGAGAACTCGAACAGCTCAGAACGCTTGTTTTAAGATCGAACAAACTCAGCGACATCTCGGTGCTCAAAAAACTCAAACAACTACACACTCTTGATTTAGGGAAAAACCGACTCAGCAACATTGATATTATCAAAGAGCTGAACCAGCTGCGAGAGCTTAATCTGCAAGAAAATCAGATCACCAATCTTTCTGCTCTAGAAAGCTGCATACATCTAACTCACTTGGACTGCCGTGGAAACAGGCTCACTCACCTACCAGACTGGATAACAAAGCTGCCTCCTGAAACAGTATATCCTGAATCAGAGTTGGAACATGGATTTGCACTTGATAAAATCAACGTTGGCAATAATCCCCTAATCCATCCCCCTCCTGAAATCATCAAACAAGGCCGTGAAGCCATCCGTGCCTATTTCCAATCCCTGAAGGAAGAAACCGTCCGCCTCCACGAGGCCAAAGTCCTCCTGATCGGGGAAGGCATGGCGGGCAAAACCTCCCTGCTCAAGCGCCTCCAGGGCCTGGACTTCGACAAGAAGGAATCCCAAACCCACGGCATCAATGTCCTCTCCCTTTCCAGCAATGAACTCCCAGGCTTCGGACAAGATGACGAATGCCGTCTCCACTTCTGGGACTTCGGCGGCCAGGAAATCATGCACGCCTCCCACCGCTTCTTCATGAGTAACCGCTCCCTGTATATCCTGGTACTGGACAGCCGTACTGACAGCAGGAAGTTTCATTGGCTCCGCCATATCGAGAAGTACGGCGGCAAATCGCCACTCATCGTGACCATGAACAAAATCGATATCAATCCCTCCTATAATATCGAGCAGAAGAGCATTAACAAACAATTCCCCTGGATAGAAAACCGCTTCTTTCGAATTTCCTGCAAAAACAACGAGGGCCTACCGGAACTCATCCGCAGCATTGCCGCCGCTGTCCCCAATACTCCGCTCTTCGGTATGGAGATCAGCAAATCCTGGCTGGCAATCAGAACGGAGCTGGAACAAGCCACCGAAGCACAAAACTATATCAACCAGGACCAATTCATCGCTATCTGCGAGAAACACGGGGTGAATGACAAGATAAGCCGGATAACCCTGCTCAAGTTGCTCAATGATCTGGGCACCGTGCTCTTTTTCGAGAACCTGCCCCTGACCGACATCTATGTCCTTGATCCCCATTGGGTGACCGTGGGCGTATACAAGATCATCAACTCGGAAAAGACCAAGGATGGCATCCTGCGTGAAACCGACCTGGAATTCATCCTCAACGAAGAAAAAATCCGCTGCGACGAGTATGATCCGGCCAAGGAAAAGCAATTCACCTATACCCGCGCAGAGCTACGCTACCTCATCCAGATCATGCAGGAGTTTAAGCTCTGCTATCTGTACAGCGAATCAGAGCATCTCTACATCCTGCCTAATCAGCTCCCCAAGGAACCCGAGGAAGAACCAAGGCTGGAAGGAGTAAACCTGCTCCGTTTTATCATGGAGTACGACTTCCTGCCCTCGTCCCTGTTTTCCCGCCTCATGGTCCGCATGAAAAAGGATATTCAGGACCGCCGGCAGCAGTGGCGCTACGGAATGTTGCTGGATAATAACGACCTCGGCGTGCAGGCCATTATCAAAATGGAGGAGCAGAATAACCGAATCATGATTACCATCACAGGAGGGCTGCATAGCAAGCGGCAGTATCTCTCTATCATCCGGCACAGTATCGCAGGGCTGGGTTTTCAGGAACTGGTACCGAAAGAGCTAGTACCTCTGCCCGGATATCAAAACGCCTTTGCTGATTACAAAGCACTGCTCGGTTATGAGCGGGCAGGAAAAAACGAGTATTTTGACGGAATATTAAGCGAGACGTTTTCTGTCTCCGAATTACTGGACAGTGTTGTCAGCAAAGAAGAACGAAGCAAGGAGGAACGTATTATGGTGGAAACGAAAATTGACATTCACGACGTCGGCAATCCGCAGATACATCAGAACGTGAATCAATCAAATACACAGATGAACACCCAGAATCAATCTGTTGATTTGCACAACCAATTCAAAGAAGCCCAGGCCCTATTCCGCAACCTGAAAGCTGACATCCTAGATGAGGCGGAGATTGAGATCGAGGATGAAAAAGAGAAAAAGCGGGTAGCAAATGAGCTGAACAAGGCGGAAAAGGCCATGACCGAGGCCGAAGAGGCGGCAGCCCAAGGCAAGGAACCGGATGCAGCCACCAAGAGTCGTTTGGAGGGGTTCTTCAACAGCCTTGCGGATAAGAGTTCTCGCCTCGGCAAAGCCCTGGAGTTTGTTGACCAAGGCACCCAGAAGGTCCAGAAGCTGGCCCGAACCTACAACAGCATCGCAGGCAACGTCGGCCTGCCCACCGTACCGCCGCTCCTGCTAGGGAAGGAGGATAAATGA